A genomic stretch from Campylobacter lari subsp. concheus includes:
- the groL gene encoding chaperonin GroEL (60 kDa chaperone family; promotes refolding of misfolded polypeptides especially under stressful conditions; forms two stacked rings of heptamers to form a barrel-shaped 14mer; ends can be capped by GroES; misfolded proteins enter the barrel where they are refolded when GroES binds) has translation MAKEIFFSDEARNKLYEGVKKLNDAVKVTMGPRGRNVLIQKSFGAPTITKDGVSVAKEVELKDSLENMGASLVREVASKTADQAGDGTTTATVLAHAIFKEGLRNITAGANPIEVKRGMDKACEAIVAELKKLSREVKDKKEIAQVATISANSDEKIGNLIADAMEKVGKDGVITVEEAKSINDELNVVEGMQFDRGYLSPYFITNTEKMTAELQNPFILLFDKKIANLKDLLPILEQIQKTGKPLLIIAEDIEGEALATLVVNKLRGVLNISAVKAPGFGDRRKAMLEDIAILTGGEVISEELGRTLESASIQDLGQASSVIIDKDNTTIVNGAGEKANIDARINQIKAQIAETSSDYDREKLQERLAKLSGGVAVIKVGAATETEMKEKKDRVDDALSATKAAVEEGIVIGGGAALIKAKSKISLNLEGDEAIGAAIVERALRAPLRQIAENAGFDAGVVVNTVENSKEENTGFDAAKGEYVNMLESGIIDPVKVERVALLNAVSVASMLLTTEATISEIKEDKPAMPDMSGMGGMGGMGGMM, from the coding sequence ATGGCAAAAGAAATATTTTTTTCAGATGAAGCAAGAAATAAACTTTATGAAGGTGTTAAAAAACTTAATGACGCAGTAAAAGTTACTATGGGGCCACGCGGTCGTAATGTATTAATCCAAAAAAGTTTTGGTGCTCCAACTATCACAAAAGATGGTGTGAGTGTGGCTAAAGAAGTGGAATTAAAAGATTCTTTAGAAAATATGGGTGCTTCTTTAGTTAGAGAAGTAGCTAGTAAAACAGCTGATCAGGCAGGCGATGGAACAACAACAGCAACAGTTTTAGCGCATGCTATTTTTAAAGAAGGTTTGAGAAATATCACAGCAGGTGCTAATCCTATAGAAGTTAAAAGAGGTATGGATAAAGCTTGTGAAGCTATAGTAGCTGAACTTAAAAAACTTTCTCGTGAAGTTAAAGACAAAAAAGAAATCGCTCAAGTTGCAACAATTTCTGCAAATTCAGATGAGAAAATCGGAAATTTAATCGCTGATGCTATGGAAAAAGTTGGAAAAGATGGTGTTATCACTGTTGAAGAAGCAAAATCAATTAATGATGAATTAAATGTAGTTGAAGGCATGCAATTTGATAGAGGTTATTTAAGCCCATATTTCATTACAAATACTGAAAAAATGACAGCTGAATTGCAAAATCCATTTATTTTGTTATTTGATAAAAAAATTGCTAACTTGAAAGATTTGTTACCAATTTTAGAGCAAATTCAAAAAACAGGAAAACCACTTTTAATTATAGCTGAAGACATTGAAGGTGAAGCTTTAGCAACTTTAGTTGTAAATAAATTAAGAGGTGTTTTAAATATTTCAGCAGTTAAAGCTCCTGGATTTGGCGATAGAAGAAAGGCTATGCTTGAAGATATTGCTATTTTAACAGGTGGTGAAGTGATTTCTGAAGAGCTTGGAAGAACTTTAGAAAGTGCTAGTATCCAAGATTTAGGTCAAGCTTCAAGCGTGATTATTGATAAAGATAATACAACTATTGTAAATGGAGCAGGTGAGAAAGCAAATATTGATGCAAGAATTAACCAAATTAAAGCACAGATTGCTGAAACAAGTTCAGATTATGATAGAGAAAAATTACAAGAAAGACTTGCTAAATTAAGTGGTGGTGTAGCGGTAATTAAAGTTGGTGCTGCTACGGAAACTGAAATGAAAGAGAAAAAAGATAGAGTTGATGATGCATTAAGTGCTACAAAAGCTGCTGTTGAAGAAGGTATAGTAATAGGTGGTGGTGCTGCATTGATCAAGGCAAAATCAAAAATCAGCTTGAATTTAGAAGGTGATGAGGCTATTGGTGCAGCTATTGTAGAAAGAGCTTTAAGAGCACCTTTAAGACAAATTGCTGAAAATGCTGGGTTTGATGCTGGTGTAGTTGTAAATACGGTAGAAAATAGTAAAGAAGAAAACACTGGTTTTGATGCTGCAAAAGGCGAATATGTAAATATGCTTGAAAGCGGTATTATTGATCCTGTTAAAGTAGAAAGAGTAGCTTTACTTAATGCAGTTTCAGTAGCTAGCATGCTTTTAACAACTGAAGCTACAATTAGTGAAATCAAAGAAGATAAACCTGCTATGCCTGATATGAGTGGCATGGGTGGTATGGGAGGCATGGGTGGTATGATGTAA
- the thiC gene encoding phosphomethylpyrimidine synthase ThiC: MKTQMSYAKEGIFTKQMQIVAQKEQVSEDFLLENIAYGKIIIPVNINHKALDPNGIGYGLKTKVNVNLGVSNDCVDYSEEMKKVELAHKFNIEAIMDLSNYGKTSRFRDELIATSKAMIGTVPVYDAVGFLEKDLKDIKAKDFLDVVYHHAKSGVDFMTIHAGINSRAARVFKECDRITNIVSRGGSVLYAWMQMNNAENPFYEYYDDLLAICKEFDVTLSLGDALRPGCTHDASDGAQIAELIELSLLTKRAWAQDVQVMIEGPGHMAINEIEANMQLEKRICNGAPFYVLGPLVTDIGAGYDHISGAIGGAVAAAAGADILCYVTPAEHLRLPNLEDVRDGIVATKIAAHAGDIAKLPKERKIDDAMSKARQDIDWEKMFKLAIDGEKAKKMFNERKPDELNSCSMCGKMCAMNTMNKILKGEDVSLIKE, encoded by the coding sequence ATGAAAACTCAAATGTCTTATGCAAAAGAAGGAATTTTCACAAAACAAATGCAAATTGTTGCACAAAAAGAGCAAGTAAGTGAAGATTTTTTGCTTGAAAATATAGCATATGGAAAAATCATCATTCCTGTAAATATCAACCATAAAGCACTAGACCCAAATGGTATTGGCTATGGACTTAAAACAAAGGTAAATGTAAATTTAGGTGTTTCAAATGATTGTGTAGATTATAGTGAAGAAATGAAAAAAGTGGAGTTAGCTCATAAATTTAATATAGAAGCTATTATGGATCTTAGCAATTATGGTAAAACTAGTCGTTTTAGAGATGAGCTAATTGCTACTTCAAAAGCTATGATAGGCACGGTGCCTGTTTATGATGCAGTTGGATTTTTAGAAAAAGATTTAAAAGATATTAAGGCAAAAGATTTTTTAGATGTAGTATATCATCATGCTAAAAGTGGAGTGGATTTTATGACAATTCATGCAGGGATAAATTCTCGTGCTGCTAGGGTTTTTAAAGAGTGTGATAGGATTACTAATATAGTTTCAAGAGGAGGTTCAGTTCTTTATGCTTGGATGCAAATGAATAATGCTGAAAATCCATTCTATGAATATTATGATGATTTGCTTGCTATATGTAAGGAATTTGATGTGACACTTTCTTTGGGCGATGCACTAAGACCAGGTTGCACCCATGATGCAAGCGATGGAGCTCAAATTGCTGAACTTATCGAACTTTCGTTGTTAACTAAAAGAGCATGGGCTCAAGATGTACAAGTAATGATAGAAGGACCTGGTCATATGGCTATTAATGAAATAGAAGCTAATATGCAACTTGAAAAAAGAATTTGCAACGGCGCACCTTTTTATGTCTTAGGACCATTGGTTACTGATATAGGTGCAGGATATGATCATATAAGTGGAGCAATCGGTGGAGCAGTTGCAGCAGCAGCTGGTGCTGATATACTTTGCTATGTAACACCTGCTGAGCATTTAAGACTTCCAAATTTAGAAGATGTAAGAGATGGTATAGTAGCGACTAAAATAGCAGCTCATGCAGGAGATATAGCCAAACTTCCTAAAGAAAGAAAAATAGATGATGCAATGAGTAAAGCTAGACAAGATATTGATTGGGAAAAAATGTTTAAATTAGCAATTGATGGAGAAAAGGCTAAGAAAATGTTTAATGAAAGAAAACCTGATGAGCTTAATTCTTGTTCAATGTGTGGAAAAATGTGCGCTATGAACACTATGAATAAAATTTTAAAAGGTGAGGATGTAAGTTTGATAAAAGAATAA
- a CDS encoding CZB domain-containing protein, translating into MFVSLAKLDHVAFKLNGYNEIIHATGKTLSDHLSCRLAKWIAGVGKERFSSGRAFGKLNLPHQKVHENINQAVALAHNENTGNELVQNQILDKCSNAEKASEDLFVIFKEMLDEKDPNIENKEEK; encoded by the coding sequence ATTTTTGTTTCTTTAGCTAAACTAGATCACGTTGCTTTTAAGCTTAACGGCTATAACGAAATCATTCATGCCACAGGTAAAACGCTTTCTGATCATTTAAGTTGTAGACTTGCAAAATGGATTGCGGGTGTAGGTAAAGAAAGATTTTCTAGCGGAAGAGCTTTTGGTAAGTTAAATTTACCACACCAAAAAGTGCATGAAAATATCAACCAAGCCGTTGCCTTAGCACATAATGAAAATACAGGCAATGAATTAGTTCAAAATCAAATTCTAGATAAATGCTCAAACGCCGAAAAAGCCTCTGAAGATTTATTTGTAATCTTTAAAGAAATGCTTGATGAAAAAGACCCAAACATTGAAAATAAAGAAGAAAAATAA
- a CDS encoding nudix-type nucleoside diphosphatase, with protein MKNLQEEQFSNSKYIKPKRYTYIGKDNKKYTWDFIEALDSVSVFLYHTQKDSFVFVKQFRIPLWDYQKRNNLKLDEMGFSVELCSGLVDKNLSLDEIAKEECIEELGYAPKLVEKIGEFYTGFGSGVSRQFLFYAEITEDDKIGHGGGIDGEDIQAVWIKRKDFEKFSKENPIKTPLLEYAYLWFKGKN; from the coding sequence ATGAAAAATTTACAAGAAGAGCAATTTTCCAACTCAAAATACATTAAACCTAAAAGATATACTTATATAGGCAAAGATAATAAAAAATATACTTGGGATTTTATAGAAGCATTAGATAGTGTTTCTGTTTTTTTATATCATACTCAAAAAGATTCTTTTGTTTTTGTAAAGCAATTTAGAATTCCTTTATGGGATTATCAAAAACGTAATAATTTAAAATTAGATGAGATGGGATTTAGTGTAGAGCTTTGCTCAGGACTTGTTGATAAAAATTTAAGTTTAGATGAAATAGCTAAAGAAGAATGTATTGAAGAACTAGGTTATGCTCCTAAACTTGTAGAAAAAATAGGAGAGTTTTACACAGGTTTTGGTTCAGGTGTAAGCAGACAGTTTTTATTTTATGCTGAAATTACTGAAGATGATAAAATTGGTCATGGTGGTGGAATTGATGGAGAGGATATTCAAGCAGTATGGATAAAAAGAAAAGACTTCGAAAAATTTTCTAAAGAAAATCCTATCAAAACCCCTTTACTTGAATATGCGTATTTGTGGTTTAAAGGTAAGAATTAA
- a CDS encoding YdcH family protein, whose protein sequence is MLHEFRDLITELKGKDMHFDKLFEEHNELDHKIKDAEEGRIHLDSLEIANLKKEKLRLKDELNTYLSNYKK, encoded by the coding sequence ATGCTACATGAATTTAGAGATTTAATTACCGAGCTAAAAGGTAAAGATATGCACTTTGATAAATTGTTTGAAGAGCATAATGAACTTGATCATAAAATTAAAGACGCTGAAGAAGGTAGAATTCATCTAGATAGCTTGGAAATTGCAAATCTTAAAAAAGAAAAACTAAGATTAAAAGATGAGTTAAATACTTATTTATCAAATTACAAAAAATAA
- a CDS encoding 3'-5' exonuclease, translating into MSQQQIDDLIIKLSKENKPFPWVLKELAKIEELNHYDFDLYIFELLGLGVELNAQNCLCLKSKNIKIKDEIFCVVDIESTGGIKSGQILEIGAVKIQNYKEIDRFESFIKVESIPENITELTGISLDMVENAPSLKTVLNDFKLFLKDSIFVAHNVRFDYHFISKAMYENDFGVLLNRRLCTIDLAKKCIESPKYGLDALKEFLCIESKHHRALSDALAASEILKYCLKKIPFYIKTTEELLHFSKQAKSQIKK; encoded by the coding sequence TTGAGCCAACAACAAATCGATGATTTAATCATCAAGCTAAGTAAGGAAAACAAACCTTTTCCTTGGGTTTTAAAAGAACTTGCAAAAATAGAAGAATTAAACCATTATGATTTTGATTTATATATTTTTGAGCTTTTAGGGCTAGGAGTGGAGCTTAATGCACAAAATTGCTTGTGCTTAAAAAGTAAGAATATAAAAATAAAAGATGAGATTTTTTGTGTAGTAGATATTGAAAGCACTGGTGGGATAAAAAGTGGTCAAATTTTAGAAATAGGTGCGGTTAAAATTCAAAATTATAAAGAAATTGATAGATTTGAGAGCTTTATAAAAGTAGAAAGTATACCTGAAAATATTACAGAATTAACCGGGATTAGTTTGGATATGGTAGAAAATGCACCTTCTTTAAAAACTGTGTTAAATGATTTTAAATTGTTTTTAAAAGATAGCATTTTTGTAGCACACAATGTACGTTTTGATTATCATTTTATATCTAAAGCTATGTATGAAAATGATTTTGGAGTGCTTTTAAATAGAAGATTATGCACTATTGATTTAGCTAAAAAGTGCATTGAAAGTCCAAAATACGGTCTTGATGCACTAAAAGAGTTTTTGTGTATTGAAAGTAAGCATCATAGAGCCTTAAGTGATGCTTTGGCTGCAAGTGAAATTTTAAAATACTGTCTTAAAAAAATTCCTTTTTATATAAAAACCACCGAAGAATTGTTACATTTTAGCAAGCAAGCTAAAAGTCAAATAAAAAAATAA
- the nrfH gene encoding cytochrome c nitrite reductase small subunit, with translation MKKANSKLFAVFLFLLVILAGVGMYTFHNAKGTSYFSDASESCNNCHIMNEVYNDYLKASHSKEVDGKPRATCNDCHLPHSFFEKWIAKAQSGLGHAYAFTFKLDSLPTHLSANAKSKEIVQNNCIECHKEIASNTINPTLDPHKNNSLSCVSCHQGVGHKRGF, from the coding sequence TTGAAAAAAGCAAACTCAAAACTTTTTGCTGTTTTCCTCTTCTTGCTTGTAATTTTAGCAGGAGTTGGAATGTATACTTTCCATAATGCTAAAGGCACTTCTTATTTTAGCGATGCCAGTGAAAGCTGTAATAACTGTCATATTATGAACGAAGTTTATAATGATTATTTAAAAGCTTCACACTCTAAAGAAGTTGATGGTAAACCAAGAGCAACCTGTAATGATTGTCATTTGCCACATAGCTTTTTTGAAAAATGGATTGCTAAAGCTCAAAGTGGTTTAGGACATGCTTATGCATTTACTTTTAAACTTGATTCTTTACCTACGCATTTAAGTGCAAATGCAAAAAGTAAAGAAATAGTCCAAAATAATTGCATAGAATGCCATAAAGAAATTGCGAGCAACACTATCAACCCTACTCTAGATCCACACAAAAATAATTCTTTAAGTTGTGTATCTTGTCACCAAGGTGTTGGCCATAAGAGAGGATTTTAA
- the groES gene encoding co-chaperone GroES has protein sequence MNFQPLGKRILVKRLEEMKTTASGIIIPDNAKEKPLNGEVVAVSKEIEDVKVNDKVMFAKYGGTEIKLDNEEYLVLNIDDVLGIIK, from the coding sequence ATGAATTTTCAACCTCTAGGAAAGCGTATTTTGGTAAAACGCTTAGAAGAAATGAAAACTACTGCTTCTGGGATTATTATACCAGATAATGCTAAAGAAAAACCATTAAATGGTGAAGTTGTTGCAGTGAGTAAAGAAATAGAAGATGTTAAAGTAAATGATAAAGTAATGTTTGCAAAATACGGTGGAACTGAAATTAAACTTGATAATGAAGAGTATTTGGTTCTTAATATTGATGATGTTTTGGGGATTATTAAATAA
- a CDS encoding potassium channel family protein, with translation MSFLKKLQKFLNWSPSPKPSINLNDELYEQLKFLRIPLIAVVMMTLIGAFGYMLTSNYNLNDAIYQAGMTFTTLGYTEVNPIPTAGRIFTVVYVLLTFTIFTFCMGLVIEIVKKGVLSKIIKERRMLHKVARLKNHFVICYHNDFTIELAQQFRENHIPFVVVDEIENFSEIAEKYNYPYYIESAPHTNTAFLKTNLSSAKGIITLSNNIADNIAIIASVRLFEKELQRINPYFILASSSNEDETEKLKKLGANSIVSATKLVAQRLSAMSARPDMENLLENYLYKKNSPIDLEEVKIPDESWVRFKRLKEIHLRDMANVSIVGILENKKFTPMPRGDTLIGTGAKLLIVGTADSIKIAKKIIKNKQKPDELKYI, from the coding sequence ATGTCTTTTTTAAAAAAGCTACAAAAATTCCTCAATTGGTCTCCCTCTCCAAAACCTTCAATTAATCTCAATGATGAGCTTTATGAGCAACTTAAATTTTTAAGAATTCCTCTTATTGCTGTTGTAATGATGACATTAATTGGGGCTTTTGGTTATATGCTCACAAGTAATTACAACCTTAACGACGCTATTTATCAAGCTGGTATGACTTTTACCACTTTGGGTTATACTGAAGTTAATCCCATACCAACAGCAGGTAGAATTTTTACTGTTGTATATGTATTATTAACTTTTACAATATTTACTTTTTGTATGGGTTTAGTAATAGAAATAGTAAAAAAAGGTGTTTTGTCTAAAATCATCAAGGAAAGAAGAATGCTGCATAAAGTTGCAAGATTAAAAAATCATTTTGTAATATGCTATCATAATGATTTTACCATAGAATTAGCACAGCAATTTAGAGAAAATCATATTCCTTTTGTTGTAGTTGATGAAATTGAAAATTTCAGTGAGATTGCTGAAAAATATAATTATCCTTATTATATAGAAAGCGCACCTCATACCAACACAGCTTTTTTAAAAACCAATCTTTCTAGTGCAAAAGGCATAATCACCCTTAGTAATAACATAGCAGATAATATTGCTATCATCGCCTCAGTAAGATTATTTGAAAAAGAATTACAAAGAATTAATCCTTATTTTATACTAGCCAGCTCAAGCAACGAAGATGAAACAGAAAAACTTAAAAAACTTGGGGCAAATTCTATTGTTTCTGCTACAAAATTAGTTGCACAAAGACTTAGCGCGATGTCAGCAAGACCAGATATGGAAAATTTATTAGAAAATTATCTTTATAAAAAAAATAGCCCTATTGATTTAGAAGAGGTTAAAATTCCTGATGAATCATGGGTGAGATTTAAAAGATTAAAAGAAATTCATTTAAGAGATATGGCAAATGTAAGCATAGTAGGAATTTTAGAAAATAAAAAATTCACACCTATGCCAAGAGGTGATACTTTAATAGGTACTGGAGCAAAATTATTAATCGTAGGTACAGCAGATAGCATAAAAATAGCCAAAAAGATTATAAAAAACAAGCAAAAACCTGATGAGTTAAAATATATTTAA
- the rpmB gene encoding 50S ribosomal protein L28, translated as MSRICQITGKGPMVGNNVSHANNKTKRRFLPNLRTVRITLEDGTTRKVRVAASTLRTLKKQSSK; from the coding sequence ATGTCAAGAATTTGCCAAATTACAGGAAAAGGACCTATGGTAGGTAACAATGTTAGCCATGCTAACAATAAAACAAAAAGACGCTTTTTGCCAAATTTAAGAACAGTTCGTATTACCTTAGAAGATGGAACTACTAGAAAAGTTAGAGTTGCTGCTTCAACTTTAAGAACACTTAAAAAGCAAAGTAGTAAATAA
- a CDS encoding ammonia-forming cytochrome c nitrite reductase subunit c552, which produces MNNKGILYSAISATIVAIAGVLWLNQDITAKTNDSVGGIISQEIVKLGDENPTFDYWGKNFPDYLDMHTAVEKQAPNATEFGGNLAYSKLIRYPQLTVLWAGYPFSIDANEERGHFWVQVDQMDTARNNKDFLNAHDFAGFGGQPTACMNCHSGWTPWLLNNTAKGDWVAFNSAKYWTMIKTVPAVNGAKENSPEHSGPHGGKRMGVTCADCHNPTDMSLRLTRPALINALISRGYEADEKQGIKASRSEMRTLVCSQCHVEYYFKPTGTKVKTIGESIANDSSKKWWNGTQKTYDEFDSWRDGNKPIEIEVDGIELTYPWSEWKKGESFRIEMFDDYYEKSRENFPSDWVHKITKAPMLKIQHPESELYSGGVHAANGVSCADCHMPYIRKGAKKVTNHNITSPLVDINSACKTCHTQSESYLAKQVKDIQNSVAHDLRTAEYSLVSLIKDVETIRAELGKMPKFQTNGKADDAKISAELKEVLELHRKSQVRADFVGAENSTGFHNPREASRMLLQSVDMSRQGQTKLVEIAAKNGIKDFKTSNLGFEDIQKLNPGEIHYKVDLNGNKAGDRYYKHQEVNGNPPAKLLEDDKNLKPYNYKVID; this is translated from the coding sequence ATGAATAATAAAGGCATTTTATATAGTGCTATAAGTGCTACTATAGTAGCTATTGCGGGCGTATTGTGGTTAAATCAAGATATCACAGCTAAAACAAATGATTCAGTGGGCGGAATCATTTCTCAAGAAATTGTAAAACTTGGCGATGAAAATCCCACTTTTGATTACTGGGGAAAGAACTTTCCTGATTATTTAGATATGCATACAGCAGTGGAAAAACAAGCACCTAATGCAACAGAATTTGGTGGAAATTTAGCTTATTCAAAACTAATCCGCTATCCACAACTAACTGTTCTTTGGGCAGGTTATCCATTTAGCATTGATGCAAATGAAGAAAGAGGACACTTTTGGGTTCAAGTAGATCAAATGGATACAGCTAGAAATAACAAAGACTTCTTAAATGCACATGACTTTGCAGGATTTGGTGGCCAACCAACAGCTTGTATGAACTGCCATAGTGGATGGACTCCTTGGCTTTTAAACAACACTGCAAAAGGTGATTGGGTGGCATTTAACTCTGCAAAATATTGGACTATGATTAAAACAGTTCCTGCGGTAAATGGAGCTAAAGAAAACTCACCTGAGCACAGTGGACCTCATGGTGGAAAAAGAATGGGAGTAACATGTGCAGATTGTCACAACCCAACAGATATGAGTTTAAGACTTACAAGACCAGCTTTAATCAATGCATTAATTTCAAGAGGCTATGAAGCAGATGAAAAACAAGGCATTAAAGCTTCAAGAAGCGAAATGAGAACTTTAGTATGCTCTCAATGTCACGTTGAGTATTATTTCAAACCAACAGGTACTAAAGTAAAAACTATCGGTGAAAGTATTGCTAATGATAGTTCTAAAAAATGGTGGAATGGCACACAAAAAACTTACGATGAGTTTGACTCTTGGAGAGATGGAAATAAACCAATTGAAATTGAAGTTGATGGTATAGAGTTAACCTATCCATGGAGTGAGTGGAAAAAAGGTGAGTCATTTAGAATAGAAATGTTTGATGATTATTATGAAAAAAGTAGAGAAAATTTCCCAAGTGATTGGGTTCATAAAATCACTAAAGCACCTATGTTAAAAATTCAACACCCAGAAAGCGAGCTTTATAGTGGTGGAGTGCATGCTGCAAATGGTGTAAGTTGTGCAGATTGTCACATGCCTTATATTAGAAAAGGTGCAAAAAAAGTTACTAACCATAACATCACTTCACCTTTAGTTGATATTAACTCAGCTTGTAAAACTTGCCATACTCAAAGCGAAAGCTATCTAGCTAAACAAGTAAAAGATATTCAAAATTCAGTAGCTCATGATTTAAGAACAGCTGAATATTCTTTAGTAAGCTTAATTAAAGATGTAGAAACTATTCGCGCAGAGCTTGGAAAAATGCCTAAATTCCAAACTAATGGCAAAGCAGATGATGCTAAAATTTCAGCTGAATTAAAAGAAGTATTAGAACTACATAGAAAATCTCAAGTAAGAGCAGACTTTGTAGGTGCTGAAAACTCAACAGGATTCCACAATCCTAGAGAAGCTTCAAGAATGCTTTTACAATCAGTTGATATGTCAAGACAAGGACAAACTAAATTAGTAGAAATTGCAGCCAAAAATGGTATTAAAGATTTCAAAACTTCAAATTTAGGTTTTGAAGATATTCAAAAATTAAATCCAGGTGAAATTCACTATAAAGTAGATCTAAATGGCAACAAAGCAGGAGATCGCTACTATAAACACCAAGAAGTAAATGGTAATCCACCGGCAAAACTTCTTGAAGATGATAAAAATCTAAAACCTTATAATTATAAAGTAATAGATTAA
- the rpe gene encoding ribulose-phosphate 3-epimerase, which translates to MYVAPSLLSANFLNLENEIKDVCEAGADLLHIDVMDGHFVPNLTFGPCVIENISKITSVPLDVHLMVYNVSSFVDLFIPIKPKFISFHLEAENHPIRVCEYIRKKGIHPAIVLNPHTPVSSIEYILEFVDMVLLMSVNPGFGGQNFLPLIYDKIRQLREMIDRKNLKVFIEVDGGVNGLNAPDLDEAGADILVAGSYIFSSQDKKTAINSLKLEF; encoded by the coding sequence ATGTATGTAGCGCCAAGTTTATTGTCTGCAAATTTTTTAAATTTGGAAAATGAGATTAAAGATGTGTGTGAAGCAGGGGCTGATTTGTTGCACATTGATGTAATGGATGGGCATTTTGTGCCAAATCTTACTTTTGGTCCTTGTGTGATTGAAAATATTTCAAAAATTACTTCAGTGCCTTTAGATGTGCATTTAATGGTATATAATGTTAGTAGTTTTGTAGATTTATTTATCCCAATAAAACCAAAATTTATTAGTTTTCATTTAGAAGCTGAAAATCATCCTATTAGGGTGTGTGAGTATATAAGAAAAAAAGGTATTCATCCTGCCATTGTTTTAAATCCACATACTCCAGTTTCAAGTATAGAGTATATTTTAGAATTTGTAGATATGGTGCTTTTAATGAGTGTTAATCCAGGCTTTGGTGGGCAAAATTTTTTACCATTGATATATGATAAAATTAGACAGTTAAGAGAAATGATAGATAGGAAAAATCTTAAAGTTTTTATAGAAGTAGATGGTGGGGTAAATGGTTTAAATGCACCTGATTTAGATGAAGCAGGAGCTGATATTTTAGTCGCAGGTAGTTATATCTTTTCCTCGCAAGATAAAAAAACAGCAATCAATTCTTTAAAGCTTGAATTTTGA